One genomic region from Silvibacterium dinghuense encodes:
- a CDS encoding sugar ABC transporter substrate-binding protein: protein MPNFCLRLTPLLLAVIPFAAGCHSQSDAIAVIPRTTATPLWEPMHQGIVETARQDKISVYWNAPPNEAYVEQQMELYATLQRRHYRGFILSPDETLAARTAVQETIERGVPVVIVDDELGPPPSPRLSYVRNDEAAGTMLAAQTISRLLHGKGSIAIIGIIPRSEASLTREDAFEKALTQVAPSIHISIRRFGDTFITHQQQIAQEVLTGSEPVDAIVALSGIATRGAYYAKLASEPRSKIAIVGFDQDLLMPLETGDVDAIIAQDTRTIGRIAMRNLDAEIHQETVPGITLVSPILLTRDNVQAPSNQPLFSYSIFRWSGS from the coding sequence ATGCCTAACTTCTGTTTGAGACTGACGCCTCTGCTGCTCGCTGTTATCCCCTTTGCAGCTGGCTGTCATTCGCAATCCGACGCGATTGCTGTCATCCCGCGCACCACGGCAACACCGCTATGGGAGCCCATGCATCAGGGCATCGTCGAAACAGCGCGTCAGGACAAGATATCCGTGTATTGGAATGCGCCGCCCAATGAGGCATACGTAGAGCAGCAGATGGAGCTCTATGCCACGTTGCAGCGGCGCCATTATCGCGGCTTCATTCTCTCTCCCGACGAGACTCTGGCTGCCCGAACCGCTGTTCAGGAAACCATCGAGCGCGGCGTGCCGGTTGTCATCGTCGATGATGAGCTCGGACCACCTCCCTCACCCAGGCTCTCCTACGTCCGCAACGACGAAGCGGCGGGCACCATGCTTGCGGCGCAGACCATATCCCGGCTGCTGCATGGCAAAGGTTCCATCGCCATCATCGGCATCATTCCTCGCTCAGAGGCATCGCTCACGCGCGAAGATGCATTTGAGAAAGCCCTCACGCAGGTAGCTCCCTCCATTCACATCTCGATCCGGCGCTTCGGAGATACCTTCATCACGCATCAGCAACAGATTGCGCAGGAGGTCCTGACCGGCTCCGAACCGGTAGATGCCATCGTTGCGCTTTCAGGGATCGCCACACGCGGCGCATACTATGCCAAGCTGGCCAGTGAACCAAGATCGAAGATCGCGATCGTCGGCTTCGACCAGGATCTGCTGATGCCTCTCGAAACTGGCGATGTGGATGCAATCATCGCGCAGGACACGCGCACGATCGGACGCATCGCCATGCGCAATCTGGATGCGGAGATCCATCAGGAGACCGTTCCCGGCATTACGCTGGTATCTCCAATTCTGCTCACCCGCGACAACGTGCAGGCACCGTCCAATCAGCCTCTCTTTTCCTACTCCATCTTCCGCTGGAGCGGCTCGTGA